In Chryseobacterium oryzae, the genomic stretch CACTAAAAGATTCACAGATGCTGCATTAGCATCCGTAATAACCATAACAAAAGATGGAAAAGAATATCATTCTACCACTTTCGATTCGGGAAATCCGCCTAAAGAACTCAAAAATCTTTATGATTTAATTCGAAAACTTACAGAAAACAAAAAGAGCAATTAAAAACTGCTCTTTTTTATTTTGTTGATAATTTTAATTCCTTCTAAAATTTATATGCTATATTCCATGCAAAACCCATGTTGAATTTTGAAGAACTTCTACCAAATCCGGGAACTATCATTGGCATCACTTCATCTTGTTTACTTGTATATACTAAATAGTGAGGCTGCATATTGACATCAATATAAAAATTGGTTTCAAATAACTGCACTCTTCCTCCAAGACTTGCTTCTATCCAAAATGACGACTGCGATGAAGAAGGCATTGAAACCGCAAAGCTATTTCCACCAAATCCCCGTACAGGTATTGCCATATATTCTTGTTTGTAAAATGACCCTCCAATTTTTCCGCCACCGTAGAAACCATTAAAATCGTTTTCTCTGTCGCGAGCCAGCATATAAAGAGCTCCAACTTTCATGAAAGGACCGCTGGCTTTGGCATCGTACCCATTTTTATCATAAATATTTTTATCATAACCAGCTTCTACAACTCCATGAAGATTATCTTTAATTTTTGATGAAATGAACCCTTGAAAAAGCTGTCTGTCCGAAAAAAAAGAAACTCCTGTATTTAAAACATCCAAACCTATCATAAAGTTGGGTTCATATTTCCATTTTGGCTTTTCGGCATCTTTTTTCTCCTGTGCAAAGGCAGAAATAATGCCCATTATGCTAAAAATTAAGATATAAATTGGTTTTTTCTTCATTTTGAATAAAATTTTGTCCCTGTTCAAGACTTTTAACAGAATTTGATAATAATAAAACTGAATTCAGGTTTTCGTAATTTCTTTTTACCCCACAACCTGGAGAAACATAAATAGATTTAGCGGTATAATTTACCCTGATTTTTGAAGAATCTTTTTTAGCCGAAGTTTTTATGTAAATCTCCGTGTAAGGAGAATCGTCTACTCTTAATGGTACAAAAACAGAATCTACTTTTGTTCTCCACCCAAAATCGACTATTGAGTTTCCTAAATTGGCAAATACTTTTATAGAATCTAATTTCGTAACCTTTCCACCTGTTTTAAACATCATTTTCATACGAGGTGTTCCTTCGCCGTTTTCGCATATATCATCATCTCCGCCACAGGAAATAACCGATGAAAAAACAAAAAGCAAAAGAGTTAATTTTAAATATTTCATACATTTAATTTAATATGATGCGAAGCTAATCTCTATTTAGGATCTAAAGCTTTTTCTATACGGAAAACCAAATCTTCGTAGTGATATTTATTCACCAAATCCGCAGTTGAAATTCTTTCTGAAAGATCTTTTTTAATAGCCATTAAATTTCCTCTAACAATAGATGAAACATCGGTTTTATCCATATTTTTCACATCTGCATATTTCATCAGATTTTCAACATAATTTCGCTGTAGATTTCTTCCGAAAGCATCAAGCTTATCTTTTTTAATGATAGAATTATTAAGATCAGAAAACAAATCTGTTAACGAATATGCATTGGTGTCTACAGCAGATGTCTGATAAAGACTTTGCAGCACCAGTGGACTCAATATTCTTCCCAGAACACTATTTTGAATTTCTTCAACAGTTTTTACCGGAGTTCTGCCTGTTTTTTGAAAGATATCTTCTTTCAGCAACCACTGAGGAGTAACAAAAATATTTTCCGAAAGAAATTTCATGGCTTCCTGTTGATCTTTCTTAGCAACGACTTCATAAACACTGCCAGATTGCTCCACTGTTTTTGGAGTTTCCATTTGTCCGCCAATATATTTAGAAACATGTCCCAAATATCTTCTGAACTGTAAAGTTACCTGATCGTACATCATCCCAAGATTTTCATAGTCTTCATTAGGAGTTTTTGTCCATTCGTTTAGATTATCAACAATTCTTTTAAGATTTTTTATTCCATAAGCACTTGCAATCATCGCATTATCTCCTACCTGCTCACTTTGTGACCTCGGATCTAAAGGATTGGTTTCCGTACCGAACCACAATCTTTCATTTTTTAAATTTTTAATCACCCATTTGTTTAAAAATTCTTTTTCGGCAACCGGAGTTTTAAACTGATTAAATCTTTTGTAACCCCATTCTATTGCCCAGTTGTCATAATCTCCAATTCTTGGAAAAATACCCGAAGCTCCGATATTATCTTCAGGTTGTGCCACATAATTGAATCTTGCATAATCCATAATAGATGGCGTATGTCCGTTTTTTTCCAACCATTTTTTATCTCTTAGTTTTTCAACCGGAACCGTTGAACTCGAACCATAATTATGTCTTAAACCTAAAGTATGACCAACTTCATGAGAAGAAACAAAACGGATGAGTTCACCCATCAGTTTTTCATCGAATTCCATTTTTCTGGCTCTGGGATCGTTGGGTGAAGCCTGTATAAAATACCAGTTTCTGAGAAGTGACATTACATTGTGATACCAGTTGATATGACTTTCCATTATTTCTCCTGTTCTGGGATCTGAAATGGATGGACCGGAAGCATTAGGCACATCAGAAGGTTTGTAAACAATGGCAGAAAATCTTGCATCTTCAAGACTCCATTCGGTATCTACCTTCGGATCCGGAACTTTTGCATAAATGGCATTTTTAAATCCTGCTTTTTCAAAAGCTTTTTGCCAATCATTCACCCCTTGAATAAGATAAGGAACCCATTTTTTAGGAGTGGCAGGATCAATGTAAAAAACTATTGGTTTTGCCGGCTCAACCAATTCTCCTCTATTGTATTTTGCCAAATCCTGAGGTTTTGGCTCTAGTCTCCATCTTTTTATGAGGGAAATTCTTTTCACGCCTTGAGGATCCAGATCGAAATCTGTATATCCTACTGTAAAATATCCTACTCTGGGATCAAAAAACCTTGGCTGCATTTTATTTTCCGGAAGCAAAACAAAAGAAGAATTAATTTCTACTGTATAATTACCACTCACTTTTGGAGTTTCTTTTATAAGCGGATTAGCTCTTCCTGCTGTTCTTGCAAAAGTTTTAGTGGTATTAATTTCTACATTGGTAGGAAATGATTTTACAAAATTAATGAATGACATATCTTTCTGAAAAGATCCAATTCTATAATTTTCTTTGGTATAAACCGAAAAAGAAGTGAGCTCATTATCCGAATTCAAAATATCTGTTACCTCAATAACTGACGAGTTTTTGTTGATTCCATACGCTTTAATATCGAAAGACTTGATGATGGACTGTACATTATTTCTCGTCACCGAATTATACATATCCGAAGTAGAATCTTTAGCATAATCTACAAAAGAAATAGAGCGGAGGAGAATTTTATCTTTCGGACCTTTTTCAAAAGCGATAATTTCCTGCCCAATTTGATCTCCCGCATAACCCGAATTTCCGGAACGCATTCCTGCTGCTGCTTTTGTAAGTCTTGTTACAAGTAGAAATTCTTTTTTAAGAACTGAATCCGGAATTTCAAAGTAATATTTATCTTCTACTTTATGTACTGTAAAAACACCTTCATCCGAAACCGCTTTATCGGTAATAATTTCTTTAAAAGATTTTATTGAACTTTTCTTTTTCTCTTTATCATCTTTTTTAGCCTTAAGAGTATCTGTTTTTATGGCAACAGAATCTTTAATCTGAGAAAAGACATTTTGCTGAAAAAGCATTAAAGTACCAAAAAGCAACAGTGTTTTACAGTATTTTGCCATGTTTATGTGATTGAATGTAGAACCAAATTTAATTAATTATTTCTTTATTAAAAGAGCAATATTCTCCACATGATGTGTTTGTGGAAACATATCTACCGGAAGAATTTTCACAAGTTGATAATCGTCTTTCATGAGAGCCAAATCTCTTGCCTGTGTTGCAGAATTACAGCTTACATACACAACTTTTTCGGGTGCTAACTTTAAAATCTGCTCTACCACTTTTTGATGCATTCCGTCTCTTGGAGGATCTGTAATTAAAACGTCTGCTTTGGGATGACTGGCTAAAAATTCTTCTGTAAAAACATCTTTCATATCTCCACAATAGAAAGTAGTATTGGTAAGTCCATTTAATTCGGCGTGTTCTGTTGCCGCGTTTATAGCTTCCTGAACAGATTCTATACCAATTACCTGTTTTGCATTTCTTGCTACATATTGGGCAATTGTTCCGGTTCCTGTATACAAATCGTATACAACTTCATCACCTTTAAGATCAGCAAATTCCAATGTTTTTCTGTACAACTCCAAAGCTTGTTTATAGTTGGTTTGAAAGAATGATTTAGGTCCTATTTTAAATTTCAAGCCATCCATTTCTTCCATTAAAAATCCTTCACCAAAATAAACATGAATGTCTAAATCATAAATAGAATCATTTTGTTTAGGATTAATCGCATATACTAATGTTTTAATCTGCGGAAATTTTTCTAACAGGTAAGCGAAAAGTTTTTCTCTGTTCTCTTTTTCTTCTCTGTATAATTGAAAAAGTATCATCCACTCCCCTTTTGAGTTTTGCCTCATCATTAATGTCCTTAGAAAACCTTCCTGATTTTTAACATCGAAAAAATCTAAGCCTTCTTTTACCGCATATTCTTTCACCGCCAAACGTATTGAATTAGACGGATCTTCCTGAAGAAAACATTCTTTTAAATCTAAAATTTTGCTCCACATTCCCGGAATATGAAAGCCAAGAGCATCTCTGTTGCCGAAATTTTCCTCGGAACTGATTTCATACTGCGTAAGCCAACGGGAATTAGAAAAAGAAAATTCCATTTTGTTACGATAAAAATATTGTTCTTCTGATCCTAAAATTGGCATCGTTTCAAAATTTTCTATTCCGCCAATTCTTTTAATATTGTTATAAACTTCTTCCTGCTTAAAGTCGAGCTGTTTTTCGTAGCTCATATTTTGCCATTTGCATCCGCCGCAAGTTCCGAAATGAATACATTTTGGCTCTACACGATAAAGCGAACGCTGAATTACTTCTAATGCTTCACCTTCAAAATATTTAGATTTCGCTTTTTTTACTCTTACGTTCACAATATCTCCGGGAATAGCACCAGAAACCATAACGGCTTTACCTTCTTCGGTTCGTCCGATTGCTACACCTTTTGCTCCGGCAGAAACCAGCTGTATATTTTCAAGAACTAAATTTTTCTTTTTTTTCATTGAATTGATATCAGGATCTTAAATCCTTTATTTAATTATATAACATTTAAAGCCTAAAACTTTCAGGCACAAATCGATTGCAAAAGTACAATAAAAAAAACCTTATCCGAAGACAAGGTTTTTGTTTATCATTTTTTAGTAATAATTATTTTGTCTGAGATGCTTTAGGAGCTTCTTCCACTTTCGTAGCTTTTTGGAAAGTTGCAGGATCTAGCTGAAGCTGTGGTTGCGCTTCTACTTTAGGTGCAGACAAACCAGTTTGCTTATCTAGAATATTAACCAACTCCTGATCACCAAGGTTTACGAATGGTCTGCTTGCAATTTTACCGTTTTTATCTACAATAATGAAATTAGGCAGTTTAAAACTGTAAATTCCATATTTCTTAGCAATATCAGAGTTTAAACCTCCCTCTCCGTAAACATTAGTTCCCGGAATTCCTTTCAGCATTGCATTACTTGTCTTAATGAACTGTTCTTTGGTATCGTCTAAATTTACATAGACAAAATTCATTTTAGATTTGTAAAAATTAACAACTTCTTTCATTACAGGAACAGTACCTTCTGCAATATAAGGATTCCAAGAAGCGTAGAAAACCAACATATAAGGTTTACCTTTGTTCTCGCTCAATTTATAAGCAGAACCATCTTGTTTTACCAAAGTAGCTTCCGGAGCATCATCACCAATTTTAAATCCAGCGATAGTAAACTGCATTTTTTTCAAATCTGCCTTAATCGTTGAATCTTTAATCTCTTCTTCGATAATCTTTTTAATTTTATCTACTGTTTTAGCCGGAGTTTGCGGATGAATATCAGACTGAGCTATAACAAATGCCAAAAGATAATCTTTTTCGGTTTGAGAGACATCTTTTTTAGTTTTCAAATAATCAACAAATATTTCAGAAGTGGTAAGATCTGCTTTTGCCTGAGATTTAGATTGTGCAAACTTTTGGAAATCACTGCTCATTTTAGTTAAAAGATACTGTCTGTAAAACGGACTTGCTTTTACCATTGCATCTTTATTTTCCTGAAGTTTATTTTCGTAATCCGTAAACGCCTTACCCATTTTGAAAGAAGGATTGTTAGACGTTTGTTTCTTACTCATTTCATAATTTACCATCAGATTAAGTACAGCAACTTTAGCATCCATTTTCTTCCAATCAACAACTTCATTACCCGGATTGAATTTTTTAACATTCTCGTCGATATTCTTATTGATGTCTGCTTCTATTTTTTGCATTCCTTTTACAAACTTAGCTTCATCACCGCTAATTAACTCTTGAATATTTAAAGTTTGTCCGTAAGTTGAGAGAAATTTTTGGCAAGCCTGAAAAAAGTCATTATCGTTTTTAGCATCACCATTTACTACATATTCTCCGGGAAAAGTAGCTGCAGAACCAGAGATATTTACTTTTTCTCCTCCTTTAAGGAAAATAAGATTCTGTTTACCTCCATAATTTATTACGTACATTCCGTTTTTAGGAGCTTCAAACTCTCCGGAAAAATTTCCGTCTTTATCTAGCCCCAAATTAACCAATGGCAATGTAGCAACTCCTGAAGCTTCTACAAATTCTATTCTTTCTAATGGAGAACCTCCCGCGATTTTCCCTTTTACTTCAACTTTTTTTGAACAAGACATTACAAATATTGCAATGACAAACAACAAAAGATATTTTTTAATCATTATTGTATAATTATTTTTTTTGAATGACTGAATCTTCGATTTCATTTTGATTTTGAATAATGTAGCAAAAATAAGTTTTTAAACTGTATAAAAGACAACTTAAAACCTTAATTTATGAAAGATTTAACTAAAAAAATCGTCTCAATTTAATGAAGACGATTTTTTTATTAATTCACTAAAGTTAGTAAACTTTAAAATTTATTTTATCCTCTATCAACAAAAGCTGACATATATTCTCTGTTCATTCTTGCGATATTCTCCAAAGAAATTCCTTTAGGACATTCTACTTCGCAAGCACCGGTATTTGAGCAGTTTCCAAAACCTTCTTCATCCATAGCTTTTACCATGTTCAAAACTCTTCTTTTTGCCTCTACTCTACCTTGAGGTAAAAGGGCATATTGAGAAACTTTAGCTCCTACAAATAACATTGCAGATCCGTTTTTACATGAAGCTACACAAGCTCCACATCCAATACAAGCTGCCGCATCCATAGCTTTATCCGAATCTTCTTTTGGAACAAGGATATTATTGGCATCAGTAGTATTTCCTGAAGTATTTACGGAGATAAAACCACCTGCAGCCATCACTCTGTCGAATGCACTTCTGTCTACAATTAAATCTTTAATTACAGGGAAAGCAGCACTTCTCCAAGGTTCTATAACGATAGTTTCACCGTCTTTGAACATTCTCATGTGAAGTTGACAAGTTGTAATCCCAGTATCCGGACCATGTGCTCTACCGTTGATGTAAAGAGAACACATTCCACAGATCCCTTCACGACAGTCGTGGTCGAAAGCGATAGGTTCTTTTCCTTCGTTGATTAAATTCTCGTTGAGGATGTCCAACATTTCTAAGAATGAAGAATCTGTAGAAACATCCGATATTTTATAAGTCTCAAACTGACCTTTAGATTTATTATTTTTTTGTCTCCAAATTTTCAGTGTAAGATGTAATCCTTTTTTTGCACTCATAATGATATATTTATAGATTGGAGATTATTTGTAACTTCTTGTTTTAACTTCGATGTTTTCATAGATCAGATCTTCCTTATGAAGAACTTCCTGATTGATGTCTCCACCTTTATATTCCCAAGCTCCTACGTATTTGTAATTTACATCATCTCTTTCTGCTTCTCCATCCGGAGTAGAATGATCTTCACGGAAGTGACCTCCACAAGATTCGTTTCTGTTTAGTGCATCAATTGCCATCAATTGACCCAATTCTAAGAAATCTGCCACTCTGAAAGCTTTTTCTAACTCTGTATTCATTCCTTCTGCTTCTCCCGGAACTTTTACGTTTTTCCAGAAATCGTTTCTTACTTCTTCAATCTCTTTAATAGCTTCTCTCAAACCTTCAGGAGTTCTTCCCATTCCTACTTTATTCCACATAATGTGTCCTAATTTTTTATGGAAATAATCTACTGAATGTGTTCCTTTATTATTAAGGAAGAAAGCTACTTTTTCTTTGATTTCTTTTTCAGCAGAATCGAAATCCGGAGAGTTGGTAGGAATTGCTCCTGTTCTGATGTCTGCAGAAAGATAATCTGCAATTGTATAAGGAAGTACGAAGTAACCGTCCGCAAGACCCTGCATTAAAGCTGAAGCTCCCAATCTGTTGGCTCCGTGGTCTGAGAAATTAGCTTCACCAATTACGAAACATCCAGGAATGGTAGACTGTAAATTATAATCAACCCAAACGCCACCCATTGTGTAGTGAACAGCAGGATAAATCTTCATCGGAGTTTTGTAAGGATCGTCTGCAGTAATTTTCTCGTACATCACGAACAAGTTACCATATTTCTCCTCAACCCAGCTTTTACCTAAATCGTAAAGCTGTTGCTCTGTAGGGTTGTGAATATGTTTTTCGATAGCGGCTTCTTTACCTTTCTTCATAATTTCTGTAGAGAAATCCAGGTAAACCCCTTCTTTAGTATCATTATTCTCGATTCCGAATCCGGCATCACATCTTTCTTTAGCCGCTCTGGACGCAACGTCTCTAGGCACTAAGTTTCCGAATGCAGGATATCTTCTTTCCAAATAATAATCTCTATCTTCTTCTTTAATATTTTCCGGCTTCAACTTCCCTTCTCTGATAGCTACAGAATCTTCAATCTTTTTAGGAACCCAGATTCTTCCTGAGTTTCTTAATGATTCAGACATCAAAGTTAATTTAGACTGCTGAGTTCCGTGAACCGGAATACATGTCGGGTGAATCTGTACATAACAAGGGTTTGCGAAATACGCTCCTTTCTTGTGAATTTTCCAAGCTGCAGAAACGTTGGATCCCATTGCATTGGTAGAAAGGAAATATACGTTTCCATATCCTCCCGAAGCAATCACTACTGCGTGTGCAGAATGTCTTTCGATCTCACCTGTTACAAGGTTTCTTGCGATAATTCCTCTTGCTTTTCCGTCTACAATTACGAGCTCTAACATCTCGTGACGGTTGTACATCTTAATTCTACCTTTACCGATCTGACGGCTCATTGCAGAATATGCTCCTAATAATAACTGTTGACCAGTTTGTCCTTTTGCATAGAATGTTCTTTTTACCTGAACTCCCCCAAATGAACGGTTATCTAACTGACCGCCGTAATCTCTACCGAAAGGAACTCCCTGAGAAACACACTGGTCAATAATATTGGCAGAAACTTCTGCTAAACGGTAAACGTTTGCTTCTCTAGCTCTGTAATCTCCACCTTTAATAGTATCATAAAATAATCTATAGGTAGAGTCACCGTCTCCCTGATAATTTTTTGCGGCGTTGATCCCTCCCTGAGCTGCAATAGAGTGAGCTCTTCTTGGAGAATCCTGATAGCAGAATGCTTTTACATTATATCCCTGCTCAGCTAAAGTAGCTGCTGCAGAACCACCTGCCAAACCTGTACCTACAACAATAATATCAATCTTATCTCTGTTGTTTGGTGCAACAAGGTTCATATGGTCTTTATGATGTTTCCACTTGTCTTTTAACGGACCTGCTGGAATTTTTGAATCTAATTTACTCATATTAGTATATTGATATTATTGAGTTACGTAATGAAAAATTGCAATGAAAATAAATCCAAGCGGAATTAAAATAGAATACCAGTTTCCGAATGCTTTAATCACTGGAGTGTACTTCGGATGTCTTGCTCCGATAGACTGGAAAGAAGACTGGAAACCGTGAGCTAAGTGCAATCCTAAAAGCACAAAAGCAACTACATAAAGAACTACTCTCCATAAATCATGAAATTTATGGTGAAGCTCTCCCCAATATCTTGTTTCTTCCGGTGTATTCCCCTGAATGTATTTAAAATTCATTTCAGGAAACCAAAAATCGTAGAAGTGTAATGCAAGAAATGCAAGAATTACAGCTCCAGAGATAATCATGTTTCTCGACATCCATGTAGAATTAGCAGCTCCATTGTTATTTGCATACTTAATGGGTCTTGCACTATTATTCCTTGCTTCGAGTATAAATCCCATCACAAAATGGAAAATTACCGCAAAAGCGAGAATAGGCTGCATAAGAAACTGCACCGCCGGATTATATCCCATAAAATGAGACGCCTGATTAAATACATCTTCGCTAAAAACAGAAGTCATGTTGGTAGAGAGATGCATCACTAAGAAAATCAGCAAAAACATTGCTGAAAGTGCCATAGCATATTTTCTACCTATTGTAGAACTTGTTAAACCTGCCATATTGAGTTTAAATTTGATTTTCCACAAAATTAGCAAATGTTAACAATACATAAAACTGAGAAATCTCACTATTGCACAGTTTGTAATCTTTCTAAATAAGATAGGTCTTTTTCGGAAGAAAATTCACCGAATTATTTGATTGGGTATTTATCTTTATCAATTTTAACAGTTTTTACAGAATCTGAAACATATTTTATTTGATAATGTTTGATTCTTCTGGAAGAAATATATGGATTAACAATAAATTTCCGAATATTTTCTTCATTCTTTGATTTGTTCATTATAAAAAGGGCATTTCCTCCATTTTTAACAGCTATCACAGATGTTTTCTTGTAATTGAAAACAAGAACCTCATTTTTATAATTTTCATAAACATCAAAAGAAATCTTCACAGAAAGAAATAAAAATACCGTAAAAGCAAACCTGTAAATACTCTTCTGATTACATTTTTCAAGCAAAAATCTCAAACTGTAAATAATGATAAAAAAGAATAAGACCTCAACGATACTGAATGAAATATTTTCAAAGAAAACAGCATCAAAATCTGCAAACCAATGAATGACTTTCAGCAAGATTTTAATGAGTTCATCATAAATAAAATCAAGAAACCCAAATTCTATATTTACGGCAAACAGACCGGTCATAACAAAAGAGAAAACAATAATTATTTCCGAAAACGGAACGATAGCAAAATTTGCAATCGTAGACACAAGCGAAAACTGATGAAAATAGTACAAAACCAAAGGCAAAGTAGCAATTTGGGCAGAAAGAGAAATAGAAACTGTATTGAAAAGCAATTTTTTAACATAATTAGTGGGCTTAGGAAAATATTTTAAAATAGGTTGATTAAGCCAATAAATTCCCCAAACTGCTAAAAAACTCAACTGAAAACCAACATCGAAAATCTGCTGTGTATCAATCAACAGAATTATCCAAGCTGAAAGTGCCAAAGAATGTAGCAAATCTGGCTTTCGCTGAAGAATGACATATCCAAAATAAACACTCAACATCATGCATGAGCGAACTACAGAACTCCCAAATCCAATAAAGAAAGCAAAAATCCAGATGAAAACCAAACTGCTTACAATAGCATATTTCCTAATATAAATAGAAGAAAATCTTGCGAGTAAAAAATAAAAAATCCCAAAAATAACA encodes the following:
- a CDS encoding zinc-dependent metalloprotease; this translates as MAKYCKTLLLFGTLMLFQQNVFSQIKDSVAIKTDTLKAKKDDKEKKKSSIKSFKEIITDKAVSDEGVFTVHKVEDKYYFEIPDSVLKKEFLLVTRLTKAAAGMRSGNSGYAGDQIGQEIIAFEKGPKDKILLRSISFVDYAKDSTSDMYNSVTRNNVQSIIKSFDIKAYGINKNSSVIEVTDILNSDNELTSFSVYTKENYRIGSFQKDMSFINFVKSFPTNVEINTTKTFARTAGRANPLIKETPKVSGNYTVEINSSFVLLPENKMQPRFFDPRVGYFTVGYTDFDLDPQGVKRISLIKRWRLEPKPQDLAKYNRGELVEPAKPIVFYIDPATPKKWVPYLIQGVNDWQKAFEKAGFKNAIYAKVPDPKVDTEWSLEDARFSAIVYKPSDVPNASGPSISDPRTGEIMESHINWYHNVMSLLRNWYFIQASPNDPRARKMEFDEKLMGELIRFVSSHEVGHTLGLRHNYGSSSTVPVEKLRDKKWLEKNGHTPSIMDYARFNYVAQPEDNIGASGIFPRIGDYDNWAIEWGYKRFNQFKTPVAEKEFLNKWVIKNLKNERLWFGTETNPLDPRSQSEQVGDNAMIASAYGIKNLKRIVDNLNEWTKTPNEDYENLGMMYDQVTLQFRRYLGHVSKYIGGQMETPKTVEQSGSVYEVVAKKDQQEAMKFLSENIFVTPQWLLKEDIFQKTGRTPVKTVEEIQNSVLGRILSPLVLQSLYQTSAVDTNAYSLTDLFSDLNNSIIKKDKLDAFGRNLQRNYVENLMKYADVKNMDKTDVSSIVRGNLMAIKKDLSERISTADLVNKYHYEDLVFRIEKALDPK
- a CDS encoding TlpA family protein disulfide reductase, encoding MSCSKKVEVKGKIAGGSPLERIEFVEASGVATLPLVNLGLDKDGNFSGEFEAPKNGMYVINYGGKQNLIFLKGGEKVNISGSAATFPGEYVVNGDAKNDNDFFQACQKFLSTYGQTLNIQELISGDEAKFVKGMQKIEADINKNIDENVKKFNPGNEVVDWKKMDAKVAVLNLMVNYEMSKKQTSNNPSFKMGKAFTDYENKLQENKDAMVKASPFYRQYLLTKMSSDFQKFAQSKSQAKADLTTSEIFVDYLKTKKDVSQTEKDYLLAFVIAQSDIHPQTPAKTVDKIKKIIEEEIKDSTIKADLKKMQFTIAGFKIGDDAPEATLVKQDGSAYKLSENKGKPYMLVFYASWNPYIAEGTVPVMKEVVNFYKSKMNFVYVNLDDTKEQFIKTSNAMLKGIPGTNVYGEGGLNSDIAKKYGIYSFKLPNFIIVDKNGKIASRPFVNLGDQELVNILDKQTGLSAPKVEAQPQLQLDPATFQKATKVEEAPKASQTK
- the rlmD gene encoding 23S rRNA (uracil(1939)-C(5))-methyltransferase RlmD, which translates into the protein MKKKKNLVLENIQLVSAGAKGVAIGRTEEGKAVMVSGAIPGDIVNVRVKKAKSKYFEGEALEVIQRSLYRVEPKCIHFGTCGGCKWQNMSYEKQLDFKQEEVYNNIKRIGGIENFETMPILGSEEQYFYRNKMEFSFSNSRWLTQYEISSEENFGNRDALGFHIPGMWSKILDLKECFLQEDPSNSIRLAVKEYAVKEGLDFFDVKNQEGFLRTLMMRQNSKGEWMILFQLYREEKENREKLFAYLLEKFPQIKTLVYAINPKQNDSIYDLDIHVYFGEGFLMEEMDGLKFKIGPKSFFQTNYKQALELYRKTLEFADLKGDEVVYDLYTGTGTIAQYVARNAKQVIGIESVQEAINAATEHAELNGLTNTTFYCGDMKDVFTEEFLASHPKADVLITDPPRDGMHQKVVEQILKLAPEKVVYVSCNSATQARDLALMKDDYQLVKILPVDMFPQTHHVENIALLIKK
- a CDS encoding DUF6452 family protein, giving the protein MKYLKLTLLLFVFSSVISCGGDDDICENGEGTPRMKMMFKTGGKVTKLDSIKVFANLGNSIVDFGWRTKVDSVFVPLRVDDSPYTEIYIKTSAKKDSSKIRVNYTAKSIYVSPGCGVKRNYENLNSVLLLSNSVKSLEQGQNFIQNEEKTNLYLNF
- a CDS encoding DUF6048 family protein; translation: MKKKPIYILIFSIMGIISAFAQEKKDAEKPKWKYEPNFMIGLDVLNTGVSFFSDRQLFQGFISSKIKDNLHGVVEAGYDKNIYDKNGYDAKASGPFMKVGALYMLARDRENDFNGFYGGGKIGGSFYKQEYMAIPVRGFGGNSFAVSMPSSSQSSFWIEASLGGRVQLFETNFYIDVNMQPHYLVYTSKQDEVMPMIVPGFGRSSSKFNMGFAWNIAYKF
- a CDS encoding succinate dehydrogenase cytochrome b subunit; the encoded protein is MAGLTSSTIGRKYAMALSAMFLLIFLVMHLSTNMTSVFSEDVFNQASHFMGYNPAVQFLMQPILAFAVIFHFVMGFILEARNNSARPIKYANNNGAANSTWMSRNMIISGAVILAFLALHFYDFWFPEMNFKYIQGNTPEETRYWGELHHKFHDLWRVVLYVVAFVLLGLHLAHGFQSSFQSIGARHPKYTPVIKAFGNWYSILIPLGFIFIAIFHYVTQ
- a CDS encoding succinate dehydrogenase/fumarate reductase iron-sulfur subunit, with amino-acid sequence MSAKKGLHLTLKIWRQKNNKSKGQFETYKISDVSTDSSFLEMLDILNENLINEGKEPIAFDHDCREGICGMCSLYINGRAHGPDTGITTCQLHMRMFKDGETIVIEPWRSAAFPVIKDLIVDRSAFDRVMAAGGFISVNTSGNTTDANNILVPKEDSDKAMDAAACIGCGACVASCKNGSAMLFVGAKVSQYALLPQGRVEAKRRVLNMVKAMDEEGFGNCSNTGACEVECPKGISLENIARMNREYMSAFVDRG
- a CDS encoding fumarate reductase/succinate dehydrogenase flavoprotein subunit, which gives rise to MSKLDSKIPAGPLKDKWKHHKDHMNLVAPNNRDKIDIIVVGTGLAGGSAAATLAEQGYNVKAFCYQDSPRRAHSIAAQGGINAAKNYQGDGDSTYRLFYDTIKGGDYRAREANVYRLAEVSANIIDQCVSQGVPFGRDYGGQLDNRSFGGVQVKRTFYAKGQTGQQLLLGAYSAMSRQIGKGRIKMYNRHEMLELVIVDGKARGIIARNLVTGEIERHSAHAVVIASGGYGNVYFLSTNAMGSNVSAAWKIHKKGAYFANPCYVQIHPTCIPVHGTQQSKLTLMSESLRNSGRIWVPKKIEDSVAIREGKLKPENIKEEDRDYYLERRYPAFGNLVPRDVASRAAKERCDAGFGIENNDTKEGVYLDFSTEIMKKGKEAAIEKHIHNPTEQQLYDLGKSWVEEKYGNLFVMYEKITADDPYKTPMKIYPAVHYTMGGVWVDYNLQSTIPGCFVIGEANFSDHGANRLGASALMQGLADGYFVLPYTIADYLSADIRTGAIPTNSPDFDSAEKEIKEKVAFFLNNKGTHSVDYFHKKLGHIMWNKVGMGRTPEGLREAIKEIEEVRNDFWKNVKVPGEAEGMNTELEKAFRVADFLELGQLMAIDALNRNESCGGHFREDHSTPDGEAERDDVNYKYVGAWEYKGGDINQEVLHKEDLIYENIEVKTRSYK